The Salvia miltiorrhiza cultivar Shanhuang (shh) chromosome 2, IMPLAD_Smil_shh, whole genome shotgun sequence DNA window GTGTGTTGACCAAATTAATGCCTaagccaaaggtcttgggtttgaGTCCCCTATAATgcgacctttaaatttttttatttaatactgataatttatcaaaaaaaaaaatataaataatcttTTGATTTGAAATTTTGATTAAATTACAACAACAATTTAAACTCATTGTATAAAGTAAATTTTTACAGATTTCATAAATATTAGTACGTCATCCATGTGTACGAGAGGTACGgtgaaatcaaaattaaataatattttaaataaataaatataaatattaataaatataaaatatgatttaaaaatttatttataatttataaaaacatcgtttaaatcaatttaaaattaaatattcatattttaatatagTGTAGATATTAAAAAATTCTAGCTTTATTTTTAGTTAATGATTATCATCAATAAGGACTAATTATTCCATaatgatttaatttagattcagatttcaaatttaaacaaaattaaaaggggtttttgcaaataaaatcacgaacaattttaaatttgcaattttaacgtgacttttgaagtgtggcgaattaaatcataaccttttcaatttttgcaatttcgtctcCTCAATTTTTTTCTGGCCATcggagtgatgagttggagcttatgtggattatttttttccacgtaattaatttctaactaagatTAAATTCCCgactaagattaaaacaaaatcaaaacctaattcttttattttacttctttttcatctttgataaaaatatatttgatgtgtatcttaagttaaagatcatgacaagatcttcaatttgatttaaaattcattaaatatgaatttgaaataaataatttattataatttaaaattttaaagtgattatttatctctctcctatctcttttacaatattctttatttttttccctttctccttattttgttattatattatttctatttgtatatctttctcctacaaaatttatatatattctcttatcttttgattaaaaaaatataatatttatttgttgatgaattattttatcaaagcatacataaaaatatttaaattaaaaatattaattaaaaaatataatgcacaattatcaacaaatatcgagacaatattataaaagtatttattaattttaattttaatagaaaataataatcaataacaaaaaactttcggtaaatttaattattattatacaatactcattgaacttaatattatactcctactcatgaagttgataaaattattactatacactattttaaatcaaatactaatatctaaattaatatattttttgttattaattaatttgattcataaataataataattttacataatttcaaattttaaaaataaataaatatatcgtggccgtgcatcgcacgggagggagtactagtttaaggaaaatgggggatactgaaataagttcgacgaaaaagaagaaaaataaaagaattaggttttgattttattttaaccttagtcagcaatttaatcttagtcagaaattaattacgtggaaaaaaaataatccacataagctccaactcatcactccggtggccggaaaaaattgaggggacgaaattgcaaaaattgaaaaggttatgatttaattcaccacacttcaaaagtcgcgttaaaattgcaaattcaaaattgttcgtgattttatttgcaaaaactcCAAATTAAAAAGATATTACAAGTGCTTGTTAATTAATATGTAAAGTGGCACTTTCTTATGTAAATGGATAACACTCATCCGTCTCAATTAATTtgatcaataatattttttgaacCGTTCcaattaaattgattaattttttaaaataaaataaatataagtaaggaaacttataaatataaccatttatttactttatattaaacacatttaaaatattaatttcttaaatttcatGTTAAAAAGAAGTTGATCAACTTAAGACGAAAGAAGTCTATATGAGTAGCTCCATAGTGTTTATTATTTTGGGAACCGAGTTGTTTTGGTTACAAATGGAAGATCATGCGTGAGTTGTAAAAACACTTATGTCGTTAGTtgttgattaatgatataagttacaataataatttttaaaaatatgttatctgttccctcaaaaaaaaaaaaaaatatgttatccGTTAATTAATTCATTGACCTTAGGATTGGGAATTATGAAGTATGCCTGCATTCCAGAGGCCGACGAGGAAATGGCCTTTGCGAATTCTAAAAAACAACCgttgactctctctctctctctctcagttgCGCGTAATTAACGTcaataacaaaagaaaaaaacaacaGTGTTATTTGCGACAATGGCGTGATGCATACCTCTCAACAATTTCACACATCCACTAATTTGTTTTATCCAAAGCTGATGAAGTCTTCTCGAATAATTAATCTCGAGccaacaaataaaatttgcaatCTGATTACAATTATCTACCCTTCGTGAATGTCCCTCTCAAAAGAAAATAACAGTTCTTGAATGCGTTTAAGTTTTAACAAAAAGATTATACAATTgacatagtattttttttttttgagatttgGATTGTCCAGAAAAGACTAGCTATACTATGGAGTTGGTCCACcgaaaaagaaactaaaaaagctgagattatttgaatttatttgcaaCAATATTATTTGGAATTTGGGCAAAATGTAATTACCTCCTTATATTTTTGGattaaatacattaaaatacataaatttaaggGTTACTTTTATTTTGCATAAAAACTCTCAATTttccaaaaaatatataaactttacaaatttttaatttttttcacgaTTTTGAATATCCCCTACACAAGAAACACGAATTCATTGTCAACTGATTTAAATGGTGACACTCAATGAGAATTTGAAATTTTTGTGAGAAGATTAGGAACCTTTCGTCTCAAACATGAATTATTTTACTTTGACGAAGAAAagttttgaaatttaattaaacttgaacagaaaataaatttatttgaaataagGTAGTCCCACCAAATATTGTGAATGCAGATATGAACATTAGCCACCCACATGAATGTCACGTTAGTTCGTGGAAAAAATTGAGAGCTAGTTAAACCTATTTTATAAGAACTTGATAAACTATATACAAAACGAAAGTCACGCTAAATTCATAAGCctatatatttctaaataagTAAAAGCTGCCCATATTAAATTAAtccaaaagaaataaaaaatattgattttggTGAGGGCTAAAGATAAGTATTTTCCGATGAGTGAAATAACGAATATCCATAAATGAAAATGTAAAGACAGCTagaatagttaaatattttggTTGTTAAAAAGCAAGGGAAAAGCAGAGCAGGGATTGCCCGTGAAGCGGATTTAAACAGGGTGTGGAGTCCGACACGCACAAGTagttttctagagagagaaagcggtagttagagagagaaacgCGCTTCGGCAGACACATGCCTCAGAACCATAACCAAAACCGCCGTCTGTTTTAATCTCAATCCACTCGCATTTTCACATACAACCGCCTTCTCCATCCATGGACCAGGTACATAACCCCCGCCTCTTCTCGCCATTTCCTCTTTTGCCTCTCTATTCAACCTATCTGCGCCGATTTACTGAAAATGTGAGACTGCTCATTTCTTCTTCGTTTAATTTTCCAATTTTAGTTGGACTTTTGGAGTGTTTGCTTCTGATTTCTTTCCTCGGATTGAGTATTTTCAGTGTAGCTGAGTGAATTTGAGGTTAAATCGGAGAAGTAATCTGGTGTATTTATGTATTCCGTCCTTGCAATTGATGTTTTTGAGTAATGAGACTCGAGCTTCTGTTTAGGAGATTTGTTTGACAATTTGCATTTCTGGTGGTGCGTAAACATAAACTGAATTTGAACATATTCCCCTTTTCCCTTTTTGAGTTAGGAGGTATTGCTCGTTTCGAGATTTATTACATTTTTGGGGATtctattttttcctttttgagattACCGTTTTTCTGTTGATGGATTTACAGCCTTTGGTTTGAGCAATTGTTAAATAAGCGGGAAACTGGTCGTTTATTAAAATATAGCGTTTGATCTTCTTTTTTCTCCAtgtgagcttcttcttcttttgggGAATCTTCTTTTCTTGCTTTGCGCTTTTCCTCGTTCTTCTTTATTTCCTTTGTGGTTAAGCTATAGGAAAAAGTTGTTTTGTTAAAGACATTTGGTGAACTGCTCAACTTCTGTATGAAAGATgctaattatttgaatttaaccTCCGTGGCTGATAATTCCTGTGCTCCAAATACAGAAGAACTTGAAAGGGCAGGATAAGAAGTGTGTTAAGTAACTAGTGGATAGTGCTACTTTCAGTACATGTCGTTCCGTAGCCTAGCTCGTGACTTAAGGGATAGTATTGGAAGCTTGTCCAGACGAAGTTTTGATGTGAGGCTGCACGTTCACCACCGTGGGAAGTCTCATGGTGCTGTCCATGAGTTGCACGACCAGCCTGAAGTTGTACAGACCAGTTGTTGGTCTGGTCTTCCACCTGAATTACTCCGTGATGTGATCAAGAGATTGGAAGAGAGTGAGAGTACATGGCCTGCCCGAAAGCATGTGGTGGCATGTGGAGCTGTTTGCCGGTCATGGAGGGAGATGTGCAAAGAAATTGTTCAATGCCctgaattttgtggaaaattAACATTTCCAATATCTCTCAAGCAGGttagtgtttctttatttttcattgaTTGTGGATATTACCTTTTGCTTATCAAGTCAGTAACTGATAGTTGATTGGTTGCCTGTGGATCAATGTTTTGCTGAAAGTATGTTGTGTTTCTCTATATGCAGCCAGGGTTTCGAGATGGAGCCATCCAGTGTTTCATTAAGAGAGACAAGTCTAAGTTGACTTACCAACTATTTCTGTGCCTTAGTCCTGGTAAGTATTTGATACCGACTGTTTTATATGTAAAACCTTGAAGTTTATGTTGAAAACCTGGTAACTATTGCTTTAGATACACATTGTGTTTGTGACCACATCATCATATCATAGTAGGTGATTCAGTTATGTGTCATTTTGCATTGCTTCAATTCAATGTAAGTGTTATTAATTGAAATTCATATTAACAGTTTTGCAAAGCTGGATATAAAATTTTAGAGGTGTTCTATTAAGTTGGCAATTACATTATCTCCTGCTGATATAAGTAAAACTGTAATCCTTTGTAGCATCTCAAATTGTACATAGTCTCACTCTGAGTTTCAGAGTCAAATGAAATGCTTGTGATTTATTCTTTTTTGGCTAATTTGTTGCTGAAAGAGTTCCCCAAGGCTTTTCCACTCCATGCCCATCTATGTTGGCTTTTTAAGGAGCTATCAGGAGAGTTTCATTAGATCTTCCatagttatttcaatttaaagtCTCATATCATAATACTAGCCTTTTTATATTGACCACTCTAAGCCTGATAAAACAATTCATGACATGAGCTCTCCAAAGTACTTCTTTGTAATCAATTGCTTTCCTTGTGGATATAGGATTTTGACATGATTTCTATACTTGACCTAGTTATTTTGAGGTAGAAAAGGATTATCGAGTTCTTGTTTCTGTTATGATGCAGTTGTACTCTCTAAAAGTTGGAGACTTTTATACTAGCAATTGGTTGTGGAAACTGTTATGATTTGAAAAGGATACACAATAAAGAATCTTGTAGGGTGAATGCATGCTCAGTGTCTAGGGATTAGGGGTTTAAGTGAAGTTGCTGTTTTACTATACTTATTTGATCTTTTAAATTCGATTCATCTAACTTGTTAATATTCCTATGTTTGGCAGCTTTGCTGGTCGAGAATGGTaaatttcttctttctgcaaaaCGGGTTCGCCGAACTACTTGTACAGAGTATGTGATCTCAATGGATGCTGATAGCATATCAAGGTCGAACAGCAGCTATATTGGAAAAGTGAGGTGAGTATATTACAAAGCCACACTTTCATCTAAGCAAGCTTTGCTGCAATCTGCTTATCCAAAAGTTTCACACTGCTCAGAAGTGATTTACTTAATGCTGCATATTCATTGCTCCTATTGCATGGATAGACAGATTAAGGAATTTTGTTACATCTTGTAATAAAATCGTCACCCTTATCCATTTCTTTCAGCAAGGCTTAAGAATAACAATTCTAGGATTCTTATTCTTGCTGCCTTACGACATCCAAGATGAAATCCACTGAAATTACCTAGATGAAATATAGAATAGAAGCATTCATCCATCCATCCATCATGAGACCAGTACTATTCGATTGGTCGTTTCTTGATCCCCACTTCTATTGAAGAAGCTAAAATCcactttattatttgattttgtgtATGGGGTTGTGAAGAGAGTTGTAATACAGTGAATTTTACTTCACTCTGATTTCTGTCGCTTGCTATTCATCTCATAATTGATAATGGGTTAGCCGATTTCATTGGCTAAAATCCACTTGCTATTCATCTCATAATTGGTAATGGGTTAGCTGATTGCATTTGCTAAAATCCActtgtttatttgattttgttaaTACAGTGAATCTTACTTCATTctgatttctctctctttctattcATCTCATAATTGGTAATGGATTTATGGGTTAACTGATTGCATTTGCTACCTTTTTCTGACCAGGTCCAATTTTCTTGGAACTAAGTTCATAATTTATGACACACAGCCGCCACACAACAACTCCAACATCTCTGCACCTGGTCGTACCAGCCGTAGGTTCTACTCGAAAAAAGTTTCACCAAAAGTCCCCAGTGGAAGTTACAACATTGCACAGGTCGCATATGAGCTTAATGTGCTTGGCACAAGGGGTCCTCGTAGGATGCACTGCGCCATGCACACAATCCCCATTTCTTCACTCGAACCCGGTGGTTCTGTCCCTGGTCAACCTGAGCTACTTCCCCGCTCTCTTGAAGATTCGTTCAGGAGTATTTCCTTATCTAAATCGATAGCTAGCTCAACAGAGTTCAGCAGCGCCCGGTTTTCAGACATTGCCGGTCCACACGAGGAAGAAGGTGGAAAGGACAGGCCTTTAGTTCTAAAAAATAAGGCTCCAAGGTGGCACGAACAACTGCAGTGTTGGTGCCTCAACTTCAGAGGAAGGGTAACGGTTGCATCGGTGAAGAATTTCCAGCTCATCGCCGCAACTCAGGCAGCCGCTGGCGCCCCAACGCCGTCCCAACCAAACCAGTCTGATCATGACAAGATCATATTGCAGTTTGGTAAGGTTGGCAAAGATATGTTTACAATGGATTATCGATATCCCTTGTCTGCATTTCAAGCCTTTGCCATATGTCTAAGCAGTTTCGACACGAAACTGGCATGTGAATAGTAGCTGCAGCAGAAGATTTATGAAATAGGCTTCTTCTTGTTTGGTGACCACTACCAGTGTGTAATTACTGGTAAATGGAGCAGTCTTCTCATTGTTCTCTCCACTCTACTGCCTTTTCTGTTAGAGTAAGATTATTCCCTTGTGTTTGTaatacaatattttttcttattcttgCAAGTGCAGCTTAATCGAAAACCGCCTTTGGCTTTTAATTACCGGATTATTCTATTCTGTACATCATGCTACATCAACTCAAATACATATGTCACGTGGATCGGAATGCGGCACAACATAAACCATATATAGTGCTTTTAAGTTCATCAATTTATAATCTTAAATTAGTAAATATTGTTTCATCATCGTTATCTCTTTAGGACCACACACATACTTGTTTTAATAACTCTGTTTCATAACTTAAACTACTCAAAGCATTGTTGTTATCGAAAACACATAAAcattaaaaacaaaactaaCCTTCCATTTGTCACACAAAGTCAAATGTTTGATTCTTGATTACAAAGAGTTAAATCGTATATCATGATTCATGAACAAACAAACTTGTACGGCCtacacgaaaaaaaaaaaaaaaaaaaccagcaGCAATTTCCCCAAACTTGATCATCAGATGTTAAAAACTTGTCATCAcctgagaaagaaaaagaaaaaaagaacacaCCACCAAACTCATAATTCTTGATTAATTTCATTCGACAAATTAAACATGATAACAAATTTCTTGCTTTACTATTATAATAACAACATTCAAAAAGCTATGTGGAGAGAAAAAAACAAGAAGATATATAATTCATGACAAACCTTTTCAGCAATACAAAAAGCGGAAGTTGTGAAGTGAAGGAGGCGGCGGTGCGGCCGTGGACGTGGTTGCAGCAGCGGAGGAGAAGGCGCCATGGTAATGACAGATACTGAGAAGTGAGCACTTCGTAGGAGGGAGGGAGTGATGAACTAATTACTCAGCATGAAACCTTCATAATATGCAGTGCATACTTGACATGTATATATGCAAATATTTTGCTGCTCCATACTAAAAACAGACAAAATAATGTTACACTATAGTTTAAAGATTGAGAATGATGGCAAGAGAGGACCAGTCTCctatgcatatatatatctaGATATATTATAggtttgaattaataataaggGCAGCCTCACTATGACCTCAGATTTAAGCTTTTCTGCGTGTCTTCATTCTGATTGGTCAAATCCCACGTATTTAAATAAACGTTGCTGCATGGGATTTAGCACTCTCAAATTAGTGGAATCTATAACTAAATTAAAGTTAAGTAGTAGTAATCAATgttttttcttaattatatCTTCAGTCATGCTCTTGCTTTTCTTGCTTTATGGGAATTTGATACCGAAATCTCAAAGCCCTCTCATGCTCTCCACTTTAATCACcccccttttttttaattaacttataattatatctTCAGGTTGTGTATGAAATATTTTAAACTTAAAAAGAAGCGGTTGAGTAGCAATTATATTTAGCATATTGACAATTATGCATTAAGCTATGTGTATAGTGTAGGAAAAATTACGAAGCCGGTATTTATGTGAACACCAATAattatttgagaaaataaatagacATAGTAGAGTAATTTATGGGCCAGAAAGAAATTGATGGACTAGGTCCATCACTTATGGAGCGATCATATCAGAAATAACTCATCTTTTATTGATGATTATAGCTATATGGGTATTATTAGGTGGTCACAAATGGGGCCGACTAGTCTTATATGATAAGGTGGAGcactaaattgaatttaatgGAAACCCCAAATTAAATTGTTTAAACTAAAATTCGATTatgtagtgtgtgtgtgtgtgttacaTGATGCAGCAATATGTGAAAAGCATAGCTAGATTGAAGTTGAATTCATATTGTGACCACTTAGAGCTACTTTTAGTAGGATAATAATAATGTTTTGTATGTATACGTAGTTTAAACTTTATTTTGGTGGTGTACGTAGCGTGGTGTCAAAGCTGATGAAGCTCAAATTAGTATTGACAGTTTGAATATTGATTAGGGCAGAGGCATTTAATTATACTTTTGATTGGAGGCAGCACCCTACTCTAGCCAAAATCTTTTAGTTATAGGAAATTCtagccatacaaataaaaatatggaaataatagcaTTTTTGACTGAAATACCCTTTTAGTGTGTAACAGTATAAAATACTCTATTACACACATTTTAtaagcgaaaaagtgtgtaacagtgtaaaatacactgttacacactttttcgcaatcacacacttttacgtaattacacatttttgagaaaaagtgtgtaacattgtaaaatacactattacacgatttttgaaaaagtgtgtaacagtgtattttacactgttacacacttttttgcaattacacacttttacgttattacacactttttccgaaaaagtgtgtaacagtattaagggtataattgtacatttacattaaaaaatgctagtttttccatatttttatttgggtggacattttttccttttcttatccaAGAAGTgctaattgagcccattaactcTATTATTAAGGGCAACTTTGTCAATTCAACACTAAAAAGGCTACATTTTCCATATATTAACATTCATGGACATATTTTCCTACaactaaaaggttttggctagaGTAGGGGTTTCACTCTTTTGATTGTAATgtccaaaaattaaattaaattaactgGTTCATAATTCaaaaagtaaattaaattaaacgcTTGACAATTCAAAACTCATATTGATTAAAACATTGGAATTATTTTTGCTCGATTCATGTTTAGGCTGGACTTGTTTGTAATAAACTCGAACACAGTCTTTTACAGTTGAATATCatttaaaatacattaattaGAGAATTAATGTTGGACCCAATTGCGATACTAATCAAGTCAGAGGCTCACCGATTTGCTTCTCTGTCACTGGGTGAAGAGCCACTAATGCAAATACGTATAAGAATTGTAGTTCATGAGTTCAAATTTAATTGTAGAATCAATCAAATCTAGGAATATTCTCTCACTCAAATTTACTTGAAGAGCCACCTTAGGTTTGTTTTTTATTCCATGTCACTTTTTTCCCtctacatatataatatatatatcatcacAATCATATATTCATCTTTTCATAATCCatcaaatatatttgatatttccaTTTCCAAACCTATTActctaaaatattaattttatttaggtttcTGATTATAggtttcttagtggtggattCGAGCTCTGCCTTTTGCCATTTTCATGAAACCTGCAATTCTAATAAAAATTAAGATAAGTGCTATATATAACATGGGGCCACACACAAAGGCTAGTATGTATTCTTGGAGTAAAAAGATTGTCTTAAGACTATATGTATTCTTTTGAGGAGATTTCTTAGTAAAGTTAGTTTATTGTCATTGAAATTATGGTCAAATGTTAAAAATGTATGGGCCTGAAATAAAGAAGTCATTTCTTTAGGCTAACCCATGCCACACAACGTCGGTTTATAATTGTATATTCAAATATAGAATTGAGATATTTCATAGATGTTTTTTCTAATATTTATGGGGATGATTAGTATGTAGGAACAGAATTATgtgagaataaaataaatttgaaaataaaatgataatatGGCTTTTAGTAAATTTTAGAGACAATTTTGAAATCTTTTTAATAGATGCGCAAAACATTGGTGTGCCCCTTCAATCACAAGATCCATTTTACAAGTGACAGTCAAATCAAACTAAGTATTTAgtatttattctttatttctaTATATTATCTCCAAATTctttatatcattaattaaaaCTAGCCAACAACTGATATGAACCGAACATGACCAACAAAGGAAACAATATTCATTTCAAAAATTCACAACGTATAAATGATAATATGctcttccttttctttcttcttctgtacctttttgtttctttcttcttctgtACCTTTTTGTTTAGTTCATGTGTTAggataaaatatttatttattgccATGATGAAGAAATTAAGCCAAGAGAAACACAAGttaaattagtgttaattattgaaaataatacAATTCCTACTATAATTTCTcctcattcttattttttttcaagcaCGAAAATTAGGAAGAAGTAAATTGGTTAGAAGCGATATGATTTACATATTTTGAAAGACTAATTATTAAACTCTCTA harbors:
- the LOC131011726 gene encoding tubby-like F-box protein 8; protein product: MSFRSLARDLRDSIGSLSRRSFDVRLHVHHRGKSHGAVHELHDQPEVVQTSCWSGLPPELLRDVIKRLEESESTWPARKHVVACGAVCRSWREMCKEIVQCPEFCGKLTFPISLKQPGFRDGAIQCFIKRDKSKLTYQLFLCLSPALLVENGKFLLSAKRVRRTTCTEYVISMDADSISRSNSSYIGKVRSNFLGTKFIIYDTQPPHNNSNISAPGRTSRRFYSKKVSPKVPSGSYNIAQVAYELNVLGTRGPRRMHCAMHTIPISSLEPGGSVPGQPELLPRSLEDSFRSISLSKSIASSTEFSSARFSDIAGPHEEEGGKDRPLVLKNKAPRWHEQLQCWCLNFRGRVTVASVKNFQLIAATQAAAGAPTPSQPNQSDHDKIILQFGKVGKDMFTMDYRYPLSAFQAFAICLSSFDTKLACE